One window of Gemmatimonas sp. UBA7669 genomic DNA carries:
- a CDS encoding TetR/AcrR family transcriptional regulator, whose protein sequence is MTTSAIRSASLARRERQKAETRQSILDAARELFVSEGVEATTMRAIAARIGYTPTAIYHHFRDKDALIQELCLADFSALGQAMHKIGRIEDPVDRVRRMAYAYTDFALDNTSQYRFMFMTPPTQSLAVAHEELHKRPEEDAYLFLLDTVTEGINLGVYRPELSDPVELAQIFWGGLHGIISLWLTHCGNPHIILRDPRETIRTQCDLIIRGALRNPTH, encoded by the coding sequence ATGACCACCTCCGCCATCCGCTCCGCCTCGCTGGCGCGCCGTGAGCGCCAGAAGGCCGAAACCCGCCAGTCCATTCTGGACGCGGCGCGGGAGCTGTTCGTGAGCGAGGGGGTCGAGGCCACCACCATGCGGGCCATTGCTGCCCGCATTGGCTACACACCCACCGCCATCTACCACCATTTCCGCGACAAGGACGCGCTCATTCAGGAGCTCTGCCTCGCGGACTTCTCGGCGTTGGGCCAGGCCATGCACAAGATCGGCCGCATCGAGGATCCGGTGGACCGGGTGCGCCGCATGGCATATGCCTACACCGATTTTGCGCTCGACAATACGAGCCAGTATCGGTTCATGTTCATGACACCACCAACACAGTCGTTGGCTGTAGCGCACGAAGAGCTCCACAAGCGTCCGGAAGAGGACGCTTATCTCTTCCTGCTCGACACCGTGACGGAAGGCATCAATCTCGGAGTATATCGTCCGGAGCTCAGCGACCCCGTGGAGCTGGCCCAGATCTTCTGGGGTGGCCTGCACGGCATCATTTCGCTCTGGCTGACACACTGTGGCAACCCGCACATCATTCTCCGCGACCCCCGCGAGACCATCCGGACGCAGTGTGATCTCATCATCCGAGGCGCGCTGCGAAACCCCACGCACTGA
- a CDS encoding DMT family protein codes for MSGALLRTILLLTASNVFMTYAWYGHLRNQSDKPWVVAALVSWGIALFEYLLQVPANRAGFTVLTLPQLKMLQEAIALTVFVPFAVFYMKQPVKLDFLWAGLCIMGAMYFMFRGSAAG; via the coding sequence ATGTCCGGCGCATTGCTCCGCACCATCCTGCTGCTTACGGCGTCGAATGTGTTCATGACCTACGCCTGGTACGGCCACCTCCGCAATCAGAGCGACAAGCCCTGGGTGGTGGCCGCGCTCGTGAGCTGGGGCATCGCGCTCTTCGAGTACCTGCTGCAGGTACCGGCCAACCGGGCCGGCTTCACGGTGCTCACCCTGCCGCAGCTCAAGATGCTGCAGGAGGCCATCGCGTTGACGGTCTTTGTGCCCTTCGCCGTGTTCTACATGAAGCAGCCGGTGAAGCTGGATTTCCTCTGGGCCGGACTCTGCATCATGGGGGCCATGTATTTCATGTTCCGGGGCAGTGCCGCCGGGTGA